In Arvicanthis niloticus isolate mArvNil1 chromosome 4, mArvNil1.pat.X, whole genome shotgun sequence, a single window of DNA contains:
- the S100a1 gene encoding protein S100-A1 codes for MGSELEAAMETLINVFHAHSGKEGDKYKLSKKELKDLLQTELSGFLDVQKDADAVDKVMKELDENGDGEVDFQEYVVLVAALTVACNNFFWENS; via the exons ATGGGCTCTGAGCTGGAGGCTGCCATGGAGACCCTCATCAACGTGTTCCACGCCCATTCGGGCAAGGAAGGGGACAAATATAAGCTGAGcaagaaggagctgaaagacTTGCTACAAACTGAACTCTCCGGCTTCCTAGAT GTCCAGAAGGATGCAGATGCTGTGGACAAGGTAATGAAGGAACTGGATGAAAACGGAGATGGGGAAGTAGACTTCCAGGAGTATGTTGTGCTGGTGGCCGCTCTCACAGTGGCTTGCAACAACTTCTTCTGGGAGAACAGTTGA
- the Chtop gene encoding chromatin target of PRMT1 protein isoform X4 codes for MAAQSAPKVVLKSTTKMSLNERFTNMLKNKQPMPVNIRASMQQQQQLASARNRRLAQQMENRPSVQAALKLKQSLKQRLGKSNIQARLGRPIGALARGAIGGRGLPIIQRGLPRGGLRGGRATRTLLRGGMSLRGRGMIGRGRGGFGGRGRGRGRGRGALTRPVLTKEQLDNQLDAYMSKTKGHLDAELDAYMAQTDPETND; via the exons ATGGCTGCACAGTCAGCGCCGAAAGTTGTGCTAAAAAGCACCACCAAGATGTCTCTAAATGAGCG CTTTACTAATATGCTGAAGAACAAACAGCCGATGCCAGTGAATATTCGGGCTTcgatgcagcagcagcagcagctagccAGTGCCAGAAACAGAAGACTGGCCCAGCAGATGGAGAATAGACCCTCTGTCCAGGCAGCATTAAAACTTAAGCAG AGCTTAAAGCAGCGCCTGGGTAAGAGTAACATCCAGGCACGGTTAGGCCGACCCATAGGTGCCCTGGCCAGGGGAGCAATTGGAGGAAGAGGCCTACCCATAATCCAGAGAGGCTTGCCCCGAGGAGGACTACGTGGGGGACGTGCCACCAGAACCCTGCTTAGGGGTGGGATGTCACTCCGAG GTCGGGGCATGATAGGTCGGGGAAGAgggggctttggaggcagaggccgAGGTCGTGGCAGAGGGAGAGGTGCCCTCACTCGCCCTGTATTGACCAAGGAACAGCTGGACAACCAATTGGATGCATACATGTCGAAAACTAAAGGACACCTGGATGCCGAATTGGATGCCTACATGGCACAGACAGATCCTGAAACTAATGATtga
- the Chtop gene encoding chromatin target of PRMT1 protein isoform X3: MAAQSAPKVVLKSTTKMSLNERFTNMLKNKQPMPVNIRASMQQQQQLASARNRRLAQQMENRPSVQAALKLKQKSLKQRLGKSNIQARLGRPIGALARGAIGGRGLPIIQRGLPRGGLRGGRATRTLLRGGMSLRGRGMIGRGRGGFGGRGRGRGRGRGALTRPVLTKEQLDNQLDAYMSKTKGHLDAELDAYMAQTDPETND; encoded by the exons ATGGCTGCACAGTCAGCGCCGAAAGTTGTGCTAAAAAGCACCACCAAGATGTCTCTAAATGAGCG CTTTACTAATATGCTGAAGAACAAACAGCCGATGCCAGTGAATATTCGGGCTTcgatgcagcagcagcagcagctagccAGTGCCAGAAACAGAAGACTGGCCCAGCAGATGGAGAATAGACCCTCTGTCCAGGCAGCATTAAAACTTAAGCAG AAGAGCTTAAAGCAGCGCCTGGGTAAGAGTAACATCCAGGCACGGTTAGGCCGACCCATAGGTGCCCTGGCCAGGGGAGCAATTGGAGGAAGAGGCCTACCCATAATCCAGAGAGGCTTGCCCCGAGGAGGACTACGTGGGGGACGTGCCACCAGAACCCTGCTTAGGGGTGGGATGTCACTCCGAG GTCGGGGCATGATAGGTCGGGGAAGAgggggctttggaggcagaggccgAGGTCGTGGCAGAGGGAGAGGTGCCCTCACTCGCCCTGTATTGACCAAGGAACAGCTGGACAACCAATTGGATGCATACATGTCGAAAACTAAAGGACACCTGGATGCCGAATTGGATGCCTACATGGCACAGACAGATCCTGAAACTAATGATtga
- the Chtop gene encoding chromatin target of PRMT1 protein isoform X2: MAAQSAPKVVLKSTTKMSLNERFTNMLKNKQPMPVNIRASMQQQQQLASARNRRLAQQMENRPSVQAALKLKQSLKQRLGKSNIQARLGRPIGALARGAIGGRGLPIIQRGLPRGGLRGGRATRTLLRGGMSLRGQNLLRGGRAVAPRMGLRRGGVRGRGGPGRGGLGRGAMGRGGIGGRGRGMIGRGRGGFGGRGRGRGRGRGALTRPVLTKEQLDNQLDAYMSKTKGHLDAELDAYMAQTDPETND, encoded by the exons ATGGCTGCACAGTCAGCGCCGAAAGTTGTGCTAAAAAGCACCACCAAGATGTCTCTAAATGAGCG CTTTACTAATATGCTGAAGAACAAACAGCCGATGCCAGTGAATATTCGGGCTTcgatgcagcagcagcagcagctagccAGTGCCAGAAACAGAAGACTGGCCCAGCAGATGGAGAATAGACCCTCTGTCCAGGCAGCATTAAAACTTAAGCAG AGCTTAAAGCAGCGCCTGGGTAAGAGTAACATCCAGGCACGGTTAGGCCGACCCATAGGTGCCCTGGCCAGGGGAGCAATTGGAGGAAGAGGCCTACCCATAATCCAGAGAGGCTTGCCCCGAGGAGGACTACGTGGGGGACGTGCCACCAGAACCCTGCTTAGGGGTGGGATGTCACTCCGAG GTCAAAACCTGCTCCGAGGTGGACGAGCCGTAGCTCCCCGAATGGGCTTAAGAAGAGGTGGTGTTCGAGGTCGTGGAGGTCCTGGGAGAGGGGGCCTAGGGCGTGGAGCTATGGGTCGTGGCGGAATCGGTGGTAGAG GTCGGGGCATGATAGGTCGGGGAAGAgggggctttggaggcagaggccgAGGTCGTGGCAGAGGGAGAGGTGCCCTCACTCGCCCTGTATTGACCAAGGAACAGCTGGACAACCAATTGGATGCATACATGTCGAAAACTAAAGGACACCTGGATGCCGAATTGGATGCCTACATGGCACAGACAGATCCTGAAACTAATGATtga
- the Chtop gene encoding chromatin target of PRMT1 protein isoform X1, translating to MAAQSAPKVVLKSTTKMSLNERFTNMLKNKQPMPVNIRASMQQQQQLASARNRRLAQQMENRPSVQAALKLKQKSLKQRLGKSNIQARLGRPIGALARGAIGGRGLPIIQRGLPRGGLRGGRATRTLLRGGMSLRGQNLLRGGRAVAPRMGLRRGGVRGRGGPGRGGLGRGAMGRGGIGGRGRGMIGRGRGGFGGRGRGRGRGRGALTRPVLTKEQLDNQLDAYMSKTKGHLDAELDAYMAQTDPETND from the exons ATGGCTGCACAGTCAGCGCCGAAAGTTGTGCTAAAAAGCACCACCAAGATGTCTCTAAATGAGCG CTTTACTAATATGCTGAAGAACAAACAGCCGATGCCAGTGAATATTCGGGCTTcgatgcagcagcagcagcagctagccAGTGCCAGAAACAGAAGACTGGCCCAGCAGATGGAGAATAGACCCTCTGTCCAGGCAGCATTAAAACTTAAGCAG AAGAGCTTAAAGCAGCGCCTGGGTAAGAGTAACATCCAGGCACGGTTAGGCCGACCCATAGGTGCCCTGGCCAGGGGAGCAATTGGAGGAAGAGGCCTACCCATAATCCAGAGAGGCTTGCCCCGAGGAGGACTACGTGGGGGACGTGCCACCAGAACCCTGCTTAGGGGTGGGATGTCACTCCGAG GTCAAAACCTGCTCCGAGGTGGACGAGCCGTAGCTCCCCGAATGGGCTTAAGAAGAGGTGGTGTTCGAGGTCGTGGAGGTCCTGGGAGAGGGGGCCTAGGGCGTGGAGCTATGGGTCGTGGCGGAATCGGTGGTAGAG GTCGGGGCATGATAGGTCGGGGAAGAgggggctttggaggcagaggccgAGGTCGTGGCAGAGGGAGAGGTGCCCTCACTCGCCCTGTATTGACCAAGGAACAGCTGGACAACCAATTGGATGCATACATGTCGAAAACTAAAGGACACCTGGATGCCGAATTGGATGCCTACATGGCACAGACAGATCCTGAAACTAATGATtga